A section of the Ignavibacteria bacterium genome encodes:
- a CDS encoding nitroreductase family protein — protein MFKDLILKNRTYRRFFQNEVVSRQTLTELVDLARLSASASNLQPLKYILSNNSKLNSEIFPCLAWAGYLKDWPGPIEGERPSAYIVMLGDTSVGRTFGSDQGISAQSIMLGAAEKGLGGCMIASVQKQKLREVLNIPEHLEILLVLAIGKPKENVVIEEMPPSGEVRYWRSEDGTHHVPKRSLDEIIIG, from the coding sequence GTGTTTAAGGATTTAATACTTAAAAACCGCACATACAGAAGATTTTTTCAAAATGAAGTTGTAAGCAGGCAGACACTGACCGAACTAGTGGACCTGGCCCGTCTTTCAGCTTCAGCCAGCAACCTTCAGCCTCTTAAGTACATACTTTCAAACAACAGCAAGCTTAACAGCGAAATATTCCCATGCCTTGCCTGGGCGGGATACTTAAAGGACTGGCCGGGGCCCATTGAAGGCGAGAGGCCTTCGGCATATATAGTAATGCTTGGAGACACCTCAGTAGGCAGAACTTTCGGAAGCGACCAGGGCATCTCAGCCCAGAGCATAATGCTTGGTGCAGCAGAAAAAGGCTTAGGCGGATGCATGATTGCCTCAGTTCAAAAGCAGAAACTGCGTGAAGTTCTGAATATTCCGGAGCATCTGGAGATACTTCTTGTTCTTGCCATCGGAAAACCGAAAGAAAATGTAGTCATAGAGGAAATGCCCCCTTCAGGAGAAGTACGCTACTGGAGAAGTGAAGACGGCACTCACCACGTACCCAAAAGATCACTCGATGAAATCATAATCGGATAG